One window of Marinobacterium aestuarii genomic DNA carries:
- a CDS encoding IS3 family transposase (programmed frameshift) — protein sequence MRRYSPERKEALLKKLLPPHNMSVAELARQEGISDVTLYAWRKQAKAGGAAVPGDQKLTDNWSAESKLAVVIETAALSEIELSEYCRSKGLYPQQVKAWRDACLSGQQTAKAQRQLDREQAKADKKRIRELERELRRKDKALAEAAAILVLRKKPQCLLGGRQRGQLTALSVRQDYVAWIAEAMAAGARKQVACKELAISLRSLQRWTQEGAPKADGRTTTPRPTPANALTDAERETILQLCNSTEYAHLPPSQIVPRLADQGRYLASESSFYRVLHAADQQHRRGRVQRPKRHPAPTTHAANGPNQLWSWDITYLPSPVRGQYYYLYLIEDLYSRKGVGWEVHEQECGDKAAALLQRSVLSEQCLHQPLVLHSDNGAPMKSVTLLSKMYDLGITPSRGRPRVSNDNAFSESLFRTLKYCPQWPHNGFTSLDEARAWVRDFIRWYNHEHRHSRIRFVTPAERHRGQDHEVLARRDALYQQARSERPERWSGNTRNWQPVGMVMLNPEKQETTQNKAA from the exons ATGCGACGTTATTCACCCGAGCGTAAAGAAGCGCTGCTGAAGAAGCTTTTGCCGCCCCACAATATGTCTGTGGCCGAGCTCGCCCGCCAGGAAGGCATCTCCGATGTAACCCTGTATGCTTGGCGAAAACAGGCCAAAGCGGGAGGTGCTGCGGTGCCCGGAGATCAAAAGTTAACGGATAACTGGTCAGCTGAATCCAAGCTGGCGGTGGTGATTGAGACCGCCGCGCTGTCTGAAATCGAGCTGAGCGAATACTGCCGCAGTAAAGGGTTGTATCCCCAACAGGTCAAAGCGTGGCGTGACGCCTGTCTGTCGGGTCAGCAGACGGCCAAGGCCCAACGTCAGCTCGATCGCGAACAGGCCAAGGCCGACAAGAAACGTATCCGCGAACTGGAGCGTGAACTCAGACGCAAGGACAAGGCACTGGCCGAGGCGGCCGCGATCCTGGTGCTGCGAAAAAAGC CTCAATGCCTACTGGGGGGACGACAGCGAGGACAGCTAACGGCGCTGTCGGTCCGGCAGGATTATGTCGCCTGGATTGCTGAAGCCATGGCCGCCGGTGCCCGAAAACAAGTCGCCTGCAAGGAACTGGCGATTAGTCTGCGCTCGCTGCAACGCTGGACACAGGAAGGCGCGCCGAAAGCCGATGGTCGCACGACCACGCCGCGGCCCACGCCGGCGAATGCCCTGACTGATGCTGAACGCGAGACGATCTTGCAGCTCTGCAACAGCACGGAATACGCGCATCTTCCACCGAGCCAGATCGTGCCCCGGCTGGCCGATCAGGGCCGTTATCTCGCATCTGAAAGCAGCTTTTATCGGGTGCTGCATGCCGCCGATCAGCAGCATCGCCGGGGCCGCGTTCAGCGCCCGAAAAGGCATCCGGCACCCACGACGCACGCTGCGAACGGGCCGAACCAGCTTTGGTCTTGGGACATCACGTATTTACCCTCGCCGGTGCGGGGCCAGTATTACTATCTGTATCTGATCGAGGACCTTTACAGTCGCAAGGGCGTGGGTTGGGAGGTGCATGAACAGGAATGCGGCGATAAGGCCGCAGCTCTGCTGCAACGCAGCGTGCTCAGCGAGCAGTGCCTGCATCAGCCGCTGGTACTGCACTCGGATAACGGCGCGCCGATGAAGTCCGTCACACTGCTAAGCAAAATGTACGACCTGGGGATCACACCGTCGCGTGGGCGACCGCGGGTCAGCAATGACAACGCCTTCTCGGAGTCGTTGTTCAGAACGCTGAAATACTGCCCGCAGTGGCCACATAATGGCTTCACCAGCCTAGATGAGGCACGGGCCTGGGTGAGAGACTTCATACGCTGGTACAACCACGAACATCGTCATAGTCGCATCCGCTTCGTCACGCCGGCCGAACGGCATCGTGGACAGGATCATGAAGTGTTGGCTCGGCGAGATGCGCTGTACCAGCAAGCCCGTTCTGAACGACCGGAACGCTGGTCAGGCAACACGCGTAACTGGCAGCCGGTTGGGATGGTGATGCTCAACCCGGAGAAGCAGGAAACGACTCAGAATAAGGCTGCATAA
- a CDS encoding glutathione binding-like protein — protein sequence MLDLYYWPTPNGHKITIFLEEAGIDYRIHPVDISAGDQFKPEFLALSPNNRMPAIVDHNPDDGGEPISVFESGAILIYLADKTGRFLPTETRARKTALEWLMWQMGGLGPMAGQNHHFVQYAPERIPYAMDRYVNETNRLYGVLNKRLEGRDWIADEYSIADMAAYPWIRPHERQLQNLDDFPHLKRWFERMQSRPAVITAYAKAAPWTDRPAVTEEGKKLLFGQKAQN from the coding sequence ATGCTAGATCTCTACTACTGGCCCACACCCAACGGTCACAAGATCACCATCTTTCTGGAAGAAGCCGGGATTGACTACCGCATTCATCCGGTGGATATCAGCGCCGGTGATCAGTTCAAGCCCGAGTTCCTTGCGCTCTCGCCCAACAACCGCATGCCGGCGATCGTGGATCACAACCCGGATGATGGTGGCGAGCCGATCTCGGTATTCGAATCCGGTGCCATCCTGATTTATCTGGCCGACAAGACAGGACGCTTTCTGCCCACCGAGACCCGTGCCCGCAAAACGGCACTCGAATGGCTCATGTGGCAAATGGGCGGGCTGGGCCCCATGGCAGGCCAGAACCACCACTTCGTGCAATACGCCCCTGAGCGCATCCCCTACGCCATGGATCGCTACGTCAACGAAACCAACCGCCTCTACGGTGTACTCAACAAGCGCCTGGAAGGCCGCGACTGGATCGCCGATGAGTACTCCATCGCCGACATGGCCGCCTACCCCTGGATCAGGCCCCACGAGCGCCAATTACAGAACCTGGATGACTTCCCGCACCTCAAGCGCTGGTTCGAGCGCATGCAAAGTCGCCCGGCCGTTATCACCGCCTACGCAAAGGCCGCGCCCTGGACTGACCGTCCAGCGGTAACGGAAGAAGGCAAAAAGCTGCTGTTCGGACAAAAAGCGCAAAACTAA